The Aeromonas veronii genome includes the window CCAGAAACGATGGCCACCGGCACCACCTGGATACCCCCTGACTTCTGGATCACCGGCAGGGTGAAGTCCAGTGCCGTGGCGCCCCCATAGCCGATGGCGGCGGAGGGGTGGCGGCGCATCAGCACAGGAATGATGAGGATGGCGATGAGTTCGCGACCGAGATCATTGATGAAGGCGGCGGAGCCGAGCACCGGCCCGAGCTTGTCCGCCACCAGGATGCCGGAGAGGGAATACCAGCCGAAGCTGGAGGCGAGCGCCAGGGCGTGACTCCAGGGCATGGCCAGCAGTTGGGCTGCCAGCAGGCTGCCGACCCAGCTGCTCAAGATCACGGTGGCGGCTATCTTCATGCCCCAGGGATTGAGGAGGATCTGGCGCAGCCGCATGCCGGAGTTGCGCATCTGGATGCCGATGAGCAGCAACAACAGCATCAGCGCCCACTCGCTTAAGCGGTCGATGGGCAGGGCGCGCAAGTCTACCAGCAGGCCGAGCCCGACCCCCGCCAGCACCACGAAGCAGAGCTGCAGTGATTCCCACAGCAGGTGCCACTTGCTCGGCATCTTGCCGTCGCTAGCCTCGTGGGTCGGCGGGCTGCGCCTGTCCAGCCACCAGAGCGCCAGCAGATTGCAGACGGTGATGGCCCCGAGCATGATGGCCGCCACCTTGAAGATCACTCCCAGGTTGGTGCCGAGGTTCTCCACATAGGCGAGCCCCAGCCCCATCAGGAACAGGATAAGGTAGACCATCTTGCCGAGGGATTGGTTGACCAGCCTGATGAGCCGAGCGGAAGAGAGGGGGACAAGATAGCCGATCACGAGCGGCAGCAGGATCAGCAACACATTCAGCAACATTGGGGCCTCGGTCACAAAACTTGGAAAAACGACACACTATCACTTCTTATTGCACAAGGGTCACAAATCCAGTGGTTTGAGCGGCTCATGCGAGGCTTTTTTACCATATTGTTGTGATTTCTGGGTAGTCTCGAATGGAAAAGTAGTCACATTCTGGCAACGTCATCGTCAGTAAAATCAATTTCATCCTTCGAAAAGTGCCAGATGGCAGAGCGCAAGGGTGGTGAATAAAGTTGTTCTGGTCGTGATTTCGACCTGATCGCGAAATTTTCTTGCCACTCGTGCATTGGGGGTATAAAAATGCGGTATTCGGCGCATGACAAAACTCGGATTTTATGCAGACAAACTGCTGAAAAAACCGTTAATGACCAATAAAAATACAGATAAAACACCAAATACCTCGGTTCTGTATTGTTTTTTGACTACCTGAGTGATATTTTCGCTGGAGGTTGCCATCGGTTAACGATTTGTTAAATGGACGATGGTTTGAGTCACGCCCAACGGGGCGTCTAGGGACAGACAAGGTTGTAATGGATGAGCGACGTCGCCGCACTGGAAGTTCGTGATCTGCACAAGTATTTTGGCACCCACGAAGTGCTCAAGGGCATCGATATGACCGCCCACAAGGGGGATGTCATCTCCCTGATCGGCTCCTCGGGTTCTGGGAAGTCGACCTTTCTGCGCTGCATCAATTTATTGGAAACCCCCTCGGCCGGTACCGTCTCTCTGCACGGTGAACTCATTCGCATGAAGAGCAATCGCGCTGGTGAACGCCTGCCGGAGGACATGCGCCAGGTGGAGCGGATCCGCAGCCGGCTGGCCATGGTGTTTCAGAGCTTCAATCTCTGGTCCCACATGACCATCATGCAAAACATCATCGAAGTCCCCATCCAGGTGCTCAAGGTGCCCCGTGCCGAGGCCATCGCCAAGGCGGAGCATCTGCTCAACCGGGTGGGACTCTGGGAGCGCCGTGACTATTACCCCGGCCACCTCTCCGGCGGCCAGCAGCAGCGTGCGGCCATTGCCCGTGCGCTGGCGGTGGACCCCGATGTGATGCTGTTCGACGAGCCCACCTCGGCGCTCGATCCTGAACTGGTGGGGGAGGTACTCGGCCTGATGCGCGAGCTGGCCGAGGAGGGGCGCACCATGCTGGTGGTGACCCACGAGATGTCATTTGCCCGGGATGTATCGAACAAGGTGATGTTCCTGCATCAGGGGCGGGTGGAGGAGGAGGGCAATCCCAAGGAGATTTTTGCCCACCCCAAGTCTGAGCGATTCAAACAATTCATCTCCTCCATCTATTGATGGCGGGCGTTATTTTCAACAAGCTGCACTTTCAACGATCGACGTGTTTATCAAGGAGAGATACATGAACAAGCTGATGCTGGCGACTGCCATTGTGACCGCCCTGTCTTCCGGCAGCCTGATGGCCAAGGAGTGGAAAGAGGTGCGGATCGGGGTTGAGGGTGCCTACCCCCCCTTCTCCTGGACCGAGCCGAGCGGCGAGGTGAAAGGCTTTGACATCGACATCGCCAACGCCCTGTGCGAAGAGATGAAGGTCAAGTGTACCCTGATCAAACAGGACTGGGATGGCATCATCCCGGCGCTGCTGTCGCGCAAATATGACGCCATCATCGCCACCATGGACATCACCGAAGAGCGCAAGAAGAAGGTGGACTTCACCCAGAAGTACCAGCACATTCCGGCCCGCTTCGCAGCCAAGAAGGGCACCGAGGTGAAACTGGAGAAAGCCTTCATGGATGGCAAGACCATCGCCGTGCAGCGCGCCACCTCCATGGATACCTACATCACCGACAACTTCCCCAATGCCACCATCAAGCGCTACGGCACTGCCGACGAGGCCTATCTCGACTTGAAATCCGGCCGGGTTGACTACGTGATGGCCGATTCTGCCGCCATCAGCGACGGCTTGCTGAAGAAAGAAGGGGGCGATGCCTTCGAGTTCGTCGGCCCGAAACTGACCGATCCCAAGTGGTTTGGCGAGGGTGCCGGCATTGCGGTGCGCAAGGCTGACAAGGATCTGAAAGAGAAATTCAACGCTGCCATCCTGGCACTGCGTGCGAATGGCAAGTACAAGGCGATCAACGACAAGTACTTCGACTTCGACGTCTACGGCGAATAACGACCATTCGGGTGGTGGTCCCGTCGATGGGGCTACCGCCAGTCGTCATCAGGCCCGTTGGCTCCCGCCGGGAGTGGCGGGCCTACTTGATTGCAATGAAGCTGTATCTGGTTGATTTGACAATGCCGGCCTCGTCGAACACGACGCGACGGGTGGCATGACATGGATCTGACAAGGATATGAAGCTGCTGATTGAGCCCACTCAATGGCGATGGAGCCGCATATGTTTGACTTGAAAGGATACGAAGCCTCCCTGCTGGAGGGGGCCTGGGTCACCCTGGAAGTGGCGCTCGCCTCCCTGCTGCTGGCCCTGCTACTCGGCATGCTGGGGGCGCTGGCAAAGCTCTCTCCCTACCGCTGGGCGCGCGGAATAGCCGCCGGCTACACCACCCTCATTCGCGGCATACCTGATCTGGTGCTGATGATGCTGCTGTTCTTCGGCGGCCAGGTGCTCATCAACAACTTCTGCACCTGGGTCAACGAGAGCTACAACAACTATCTGCTGGCGAGCAATCCGAACCAGGAATGGGTCTCCTTGCTGCCGGATTACATCGACATCAGTCCCTTTGCGGCCGGGGTCGCCACCATCGGCTTCATCTTCGGCGCCTACATGACCGAAACCTTCCGCGGTGCCATCCTGGCGGTGGACAAGGGAGAGCTCGAGGCCGCTCGCGCCTTCGGCATGCGGGCTCGCCAGGTGTTTGTGCGGATCCTCTTCCCCCAGATGATGCGCCACGCCCTGCCGGGCTTTGGCAACAACTGGCTGGTGCTGCTCAAGACCACGGCGCTGGTCTCCATCATCGGGCTCGATGACATGGTGCGCAAGGCGTCGCTGGCGGCGGGTTCGACCCAGTTGCCCTTCACCTTCTACATGGCCGTGGCGCTGATCTTCCTGGTCTTCACCGCCGTCTCCACCTCGGCGCTCAAGTGGGCCGAACGTCACTACGCCATCAAAACGAGGTAAGCCATGGACTTCTCAATCATCCTCAAGGAGTGGCCCACCTACTGGCAGGGGCTCTACACCACGGTATTGCTGGTGGCGGGCTCCCTTGCACTCGGGTTGGCGCTGGCCATTCCTCTCGGCATCTTGCGCAACAGCCGCAACTGGCTGATCAAGGGGCCGATCTGGGCCTATATCTACTTCTTCCGTGGCACCCCGCTGCTGGTGCAACTGTTCATCATCTACTACGGCGCCGCCCAGTGGGAGTGGCTCAGAAACAGCATCGCCTGGGATCTGTTCGCCCAGGCCTGGTTCTGCGCCTTGCTGGCGTTCACCCTGAACACCGGTGCCTATACCGCCGAGATCGTGCGTGGGGCCGTGATGAACATGCCCAAGGGACAGATTGAAGCGGCCAATGCCTTTGGCATGACCCGCTGGCAGACCCTCACCCGCATCATCCTGCCGAACTCCTTCCGCCGTGCGTTGCCCGCCTACAGCAACGAGGTGATCTTCATGCTGCAGGGCTCGGCGGTGGCGGGCATCGTCACCATCGTCGATCTCACCGGCGCGGCGCGGATCATCAACTCCCGCTACTACAGCCCGTTCGAGGCCTTCCTGACTGCAGGCCTGCTCTACATGCTGCTGACCTTCGTCATCGTCTGGCTGTTCAAGAAGTGGGAAGCCCGCTGGCATGCCCACCTGCGCCCCCGCAGCGTGTAGCGGATGCAAAGGCCATGAACAACAAAGCCCGCAATCGCGGGCTTTTTTGTTCATGTTTCCAGGATGATGGCTCAGCGCCCCAGATATTCCCGATCGAAGAAGGTATTGACCCAATGGGGGCGGTAGACGGCGAGCAGGGTCATGGCCATGCCGTTGAGCAGGGCCTCGGGGAAGAGCAGCAGCGGCCAGATGGAGAGATAGTCGCTGCTGATGGTTTGCCAGCCGTATCGGCCATCCAACCCCATCCAGAGGGCGCTGGCGATCACCTTGACCGAGATGGCGAGCGCACCGCCGAGGAAGGCGGCCACGAACAGGTAGACAAACAGGTGGCGGGGCAGCCAGGCCCAGCTCGCCAGAAAGAGCAGCCAGCTGGTGGCGACCGGCAGGGCGATGCCAAGCAGCGCCTGCCAGCCAAAGTCTGCCAAGTCCGTGACGCCGAAGCAGCCGAGGATCAGCAGGGTGAGGCTGGGTGCCAGCAGGGCGAGGCGCCAGCCCAGCAGCAGGGTCAGGGCGGTCAGGCCGAGAAAATGGATCTCGAGCCCCTCGTGCAATCCCGCCCGCAGCACCCAGAGGGGGATCAGGGCGATGGCGCTGCCGAGGCAAAGATGCTGATAGAGGGGGTTGGCATGGAGGGTGCGCAGCAGCGGGCCATTCAGGCTGAAGGCGAGCAGTACCAGCCAGAGCAGCAGGGCGGCGACTTGTCCGTCAGTCATGGCAGCGTCCTTGGCCTGTGACGAGGGAGGGGGCGGCTGAAGAAAAGGGCTGACCCGAGAGGGCCAGCCCTTTGTCATCAATATTTGACGTTGGGGTGGTACTTGCCAAGGATGGCCTGGACCCTGTCCATGGTCTCCTTGCTGGGGGGCTTGATCCCGGTGAGATCATAGTGATCGCCCAGCACGTCCCATTTGTGCTTGCCAAGCTCGTGGTAGGGCAACAGCTCCACCTTCTCCACGCACTCTCCCAACTCGGCGATGAACTGGCCGAGCCCCTCGGCACTCTCGTCATCGTCGGACCAGGTGGGCACCACCACGTAGCGGATCCACATGGTCTGGCCCCTGGCCGCCAGGTAGCGGGCAAATTCCAGGGTGTATTTGTTGCTGACGTGGGTGAGGGGAATGTGCTTCTCGTCGTTGATCTGCTTGATGTCGAGCAGCACCAGATCGGTGTTGTCCAGCACCCGGTCGAGCAATTCATCGTAGTGGCGCACGAAACCGTTGGTGTCGAGACAGGTGTGGATCCCTTGTGCCTTGCAGGCGCTGAACAGCTCGGCGATGAACTCCTGTTGCAGCATGGCTTCCCCACCGGAGGCGGTGACGCCACCGCCGGAGGCATTCATGAAGTGGCGATAGCTGGTGAGATCCTTCATCAGTTCGGGCACCGTCACCTCGCGACCGCCCTGGGTGTCCCAGGTGTCCCGGTTGTGACAATACTTGCAGCGCATCAGGCAGCCTTGCATGAACACGATGAAGCGGATGCCGGGGCCATCGACGGTGCCGCAGGTCTCAACGGAATGGATACGGCCAATAACGTCGGTGCTGCTGATGGCCGGGATCCGGTTTGTGACTGACATAGACGACTCCAATAGTTCGTGCTGGGGGCGAGCAGGTCGTTATTTTATTACAAAAGGCCCTATAAATCCTACCTGTTTAGCCCAGGGGGCTCGCACCGAGCAGACTCTCCAGCGCCTTGACCGACAGGGGGCGGCTGGTCAGGAAGCCTTGATAGTGCTGGCACCCCAGCCCCTTGAGGACGCCAAGCTGCTCTTCATCCTCCACCCCCTCGGCGGTCACGGTGAAGCGAAACACCTTGGCCAAATCCAGGATGGCCTTGACGATGGCCCTGTCCTGTTCGCTGTGCACCAGCGTCTGGATGAAGCTCCTGTCCAGTTTGACCTCATCGGCGGGCAAATCGCGCAAATAGGCGAGGGAGGAGTAGCCGGTGCCAAAATCATCGATGGAGATGAGGATGCCGAGGGCTTTCAGTTGGCGGATCCGGGCAATACTCTCCAGCCGGTTTTCCAGCACCACGGACTCGGTCACTTCCAGCAGCAGGCGGGAAGGGGGCACCCCGGTGTCGCGCAATATATATTCCACCTGCTGCACGAAGCCGGTGGTGTGGAATTGACGAGCGCTGACGTTGACCGACAGGTGAGGAATGGCGAGGCCGTTGTTGAGCCAGAAACTGTATTGGGCGCAGGCGGTCTTCATCACCCAGTAGCCGATCTCCTGAATGAGCGTGGTCTCCTCGGCGACCGGAATGAAGTCGCCGGGCGGCACCATGGTGCCATCGCTCTTCTGCCAGCGCACCAGGGCCTCCACCCCGGAGAGACTGCCATTGTCGACCCGGTATTGAGGTTGGTAGTGCAGCACCAGTTCGTTGTTGCGAAGGGCGTCCCGCAGCTGGTTGTTCAGGGCCAGCTTGCTTTTCTCCTTCTCCGCCATGGCTTCGCTGAAGAAGACATAGTTGCCCTGGCCGGCCCGCTTGGCCATGTGGGCGGCGGTATCGGCCTGTTGCATCAGGACGAGGTGATCCTTGTCCTCGTCGCTGAAGAGGCTGATCCCCACCGAGGCGCTGCAGTGCAGCTTGTGATCCCCCACATCGAAGGGGTTGCGGAACATCCCCATCAGCTCGCGGGCGAAGTGCTCCGCCAGGATCTTGGCGGTCACATACCCCTGGCCGAGGGCGGTAAACAGCAGGGCAAACTCATCCCCCGAGGTGCGGGCCAGCACCAGATTCTCCTGGGGCAGGGACTTGAGTCTGATCACCACGGCCTGGAGCAGCAGATCGCCACAGGCGTGGCCGAGGGAGTCATTGACCGACTTGAAGTTATCCAGATCCAGCAGCAGCAGGGCGCCCCATTGCCCGGTCGGGTGTTGCAGGGTGCGCTGCATGATGTCGTTCAGGCTGCGCCGGTTGTAGAGATCGCAGAGATCGTCGTAGTAGGCCAGGCGCTCGATATGGTGGGCCGCCTCCTTCTCGCTGCTGATGTCGTGGAAGCTGCAGACGAAATGGCTGATCTCCTCCTCTTCCTTGACCCCGGTCACCATGAGCCGAACCGGGAAGAGGTGCCCGCTCTTGTGCAGGCACTGCTCCTCCCCAAGCCAGTAACCCTCGTTGTTGACGGCGGTGGTGACGTCCGCTTTCAGGCTGTCCCCATAGTAGGTCGGGCGCAGCTTGGTGATGTGCAGGCCTATCATCTCATCCCCCTCGAACCCGGTGACGCGGGTGAAGGAGTCATTGACCTTGAGGATGATGCCGTCCTGATCCATCACCAGCAGGCCGTCATGGGTGTTGAAGGCGACTTCCGCCAGGCGCAGGGCCACATCGGTGGCGAGGCGCTGCAACTCGATGGCGGCCCGCGCCCGCTGGCCGCTCAGGATATCGAGCACGGGGATGGGATCTGCGATGGGCTCATCGAGCAGCAGGGTGAGCTGGCCGAAGGGGTCTCCCGGCTGACTGGAGAGGGGGATGCCGATGTAACCCCTGGCCTTGAGGGCGTTGAGCTGCTCGGCCTGCGGGTAGCGCTGGGGCAGATCGTCGATGTAGAGGGCCTGGCCGTGACGGAAGATCTCGAGTCCGGGGCCGGCTTCCAGCCGCAGGGGTTTGACGGTGGAGAAGGTTTCTCCTTCCAGGGTGCAGCGCGGGATGATCCAGAGCTCCTGACCGCGGGGTTGGAACTCGGCGAGCCAGCCGATGCGGGCACCGCTGATACCCATGGCCCAGTGGAGCAAGGCCCGGCAATAGTCGTGTCCCGTCTTGAGGGCGAGATCCGCAGGCGGGGTCAGGGTGGGGGCCTCGGTCATCACCGGCTCGGGTTGCCAGTGGCCGAGCAACTGGGCGCAGTGTCGCACCAGTTGCAGCGCCTCTTCGCCGGGCAGGGTCGACTCCAGGTATTCGAGACTGAGGACGCCGATGAGCTTCTCCTGCTCCAGCAGGGCGCCGTCCAGGCGAGAGCAGACATTGGCCTCCCCCAGATAGTAGTGCTGCCCCAGCATGGGCTGGTGGGCGGCCTCGGAGAAACTCAAGGCGCCGCGGGTACGCAGGGCGCGGATGTAG containing:
- the pflA gene encoding pyruvate formate lyase 1-activating protein, with the protein product MSVTNRIPAISSTDVIGRIHSVETCGTVDGPGIRFIVFMQGCLMRCKYCHNRDTWDTQGGREVTVPELMKDLTSYRHFMNASGGGVTASGGEAMLQQEFIAELFSACKAQGIHTCLDTNGFVRHYDELLDRVLDNTDLVLLDIKQINDEKHIPLTHVSNKYTLEFARYLAARGQTMWIRYVVVPTWSDDDESAEGLGQFIAELGECVEKVELLPYHELGKHKWDVLGDHYDLTGIKPPSKETMDRVQAILGKYHPNVKY
- a CDS encoding putative bifunctional diguanylate cyclase/phosphodiesterase, whose amino-acid sequence is MSSTALSHLPTASPAPLFFRLDTRSQRLVALTDVMQTPLHWLDEPRDAWPAQLPEALRLPIEQKLASGQGGRLLVRFADLQWNISLSHEQDAFWLICLQTQRQDSVASLALQLPRLSQMASQRQYAPMLESLKECLGADRLILWHYQANGPLGSEQLTPVFTLGVDSLAPIRGDSRYIRALRTRGALSFSEAAHQPMLGQHYYLGEANVCSRLDGALLEQEKLIGVLSLEYLESTLPGEEALQLVRHCAQLLGHWQPEPVMTEAPTLTPPADLALKTGHDYCRALLHWAMGISGARIGWLAEFQPRGQELWIIPRCTLEGETFSTVKPLRLEAGPGLEIFRHGQALYIDDLPQRYPQAEQLNALKARGYIGIPLSSQPGDPFGQLTLLLDEPIADPIPVLDILSGQRARAAIELQRLATDVALRLAEVAFNTHDGLLVMDQDGIILKVNDSFTRVTGFEGDEMIGLHITKLRPTYYGDSLKADVTTAVNNEGYWLGEEQCLHKSGHLFPVRLMVTGVKEEEEISHFVCSFHDISSEKEAAHHIERLAYYDDLCDLYNRRSLNDIMQRTLQHPTGQWGALLLLDLDNFKSVNDSLGHACGDLLLQAVVIRLKSLPQENLVLARTSGDEFALLFTALGQGYVTAKILAEHFARELMGMFRNPFDVGDHKLHCSASVGISLFSDEDKDHLVLMQQADTAAHMAKRAGQGNYVFFSEAMAEKEKSKLALNNQLRDALRNNELVLHYQPQYRVDNGSLSGVEALVRWQKSDGTMVPPGDFIPVAEETTLIQEIGYWVMKTACAQYSFWLNNGLAIPHLSVNVSARQFHTTGFVQQVEYILRDTGVPPSRLLLEVTESVVLENRLESIARIRQLKALGILISIDDFGTGYSSLAYLRDLPADEVKLDRSFIQTLVHSEQDRAIVKAILDLAKVFRFTVTAEGVEDEEQLGVLKGLGCQHYQGFLTSRPLSVKALESLLGASPLG
- a CDS encoding ABC transporter permease, with the translated sequence MDFSIILKEWPTYWQGLYTTVLLVAGSLALGLALAIPLGILRNSRNWLIKGPIWAYIYFFRGTPLLVQLFIIYYGAAQWEWLRNSIAWDLFAQAWFCALLAFTLNTGAYTAEIVRGAVMNMPKGQIEAANAFGMTRWQTLTRIILPNSFRRALPAYSNEVIFMLQGSAVAGIVTIVDLTGAARIINSRYYSPFEAFLTAGLLYMLLTFVIVWLFKKWEARWHAHLRPRSV
- a CDS encoding ABC transporter substrate-binding protein, encoding MNKLMLATAIVTALSSGSLMAKEWKEVRIGVEGAYPPFSWTEPSGEVKGFDIDIANALCEEMKVKCTLIKQDWDGIIPALLSRKYDAIIATMDITEERKKKVDFTQKYQHIPARFAAKKGTEVKLEKAFMDGKTIAVQRATSMDTYITDNFPNATIKRYGTADEAYLDLKSGRVDYVMADSAAISDGLLKKEGGDAFEFVGPKLTDPKWFGEGAGIAVRKADKDLKEKFNAAILALRANGKYKAINDKYFDFDVYGE
- a CDS encoding lysine exporter LysO family protein, encoding MLLNVLLILLPLVIGYLVPLSSARLIRLVNQSLGKMVYLILFLMGLGLAYVENLGTNLGVIFKVAAIMLGAITVCNLLALWWLDRRSPPTHEASDGKMPSKWHLLWESLQLCFVVLAGVGLGLLVDLRALPIDRLSEWALMLLLLLIGIQMRNSGMRLRQILLNPWGMKIAATVILSSWVGSLLAAQLLAMPWSHALALASSFGWYSLSGILVADKLGPVLGSAAFINDLGRELIAILIIPVLMRRHPSAAIGYGGATALDFTLPVIQKSGGIQVVPVAIVSGFILSLLGPILILGFLAI
- a CDS encoding ABC transporter ATP-binding protein yields the protein MSDVAALEVRDLHKYFGTHEVLKGIDMTAHKGDVISLIGSSGSGKSTFLRCINLLETPSAGTVSLHGELIRMKSNRAGERLPEDMRQVERIRSRLAMVFQSFNLWSHMTIMQNIIEVPIQVLKVPRAEAIAKAEHLLNRVGLWERRDYYPGHLSGGQQQRAAIARALAVDPDVMLFDEPTSALDPELVGEVLGLMRELAEEGRTMLVVTHEMSFARDVSNKVMFLHQGRVEEEGNPKEIFAHPKSERFKQFISSIY
- a CDS encoding ABC transporter permease, producing MFDLKGYEASLLEGAWVTLEVALASLLLALLLGMLGALAKLSPYRWARGIAAGYTTLIRGIPDLVLMMLLFFGGQVLINNFCTWVNESYNNYLLASNPNQEWVSLLPDYIDISPFAAGVATIGFIFGAYMTETFRGAILAVDKGELEAARAFGMRARQVFVRILFPQMMRHALPGFGNNWLVLLKTTALVSIIGLDDMVRKASLAAGSTQLPFTFYMAVALIFLVFTAVSTSALKWAERHYAIKTR
- a CDS encoding energy-coupling factor ABC transporter permease, whose product is MTDGQVAALLLWLVLLAFSLNGPLLRTLHANPLYQHLCLGSAIALIPLWVLRAGLHEGLEIHFLGLTALTLLLGWRLALLAPSLTLLILGCFGVTDLADFGWQALLGIALPVATSWLLFLASWAWLPRHLFVYLFVAAFLGGALAISVKVIASALWMGLDGRYGWQTISSDYLSIWPLLLFPEALLNGMAMTLLAVYRPHWVNTFFDREYLGR